The window TGTCCACCAATAGCAACAGTGTATCGAAAAGTCCCTGTGGATGGCTTTTCAGGTAATCGTAAGTGGTCATGTCCACCTTCGCACTATGGGTGGAGCCGCCGATGAAATATTCATCGCGCTTGCAGGACACGAAGGTCACCGCGGCCAACACCATTATTATGATTGTATTCTTTATTCGCAACATAGCTGGTTATTAATTTTGATCAATGATTTTTCCACCATTCGTTCTGCGTGAGCAATGGGTCCTGTGGCAGGAGGGTACGCATATCCAATGGCCAGTAGTAGCCCTTCTTGCTGATGCGCTCCGCTGAATAGGCATCGGGGAAGAGTTCTGCCAGTTTGCCCATCCTGATCATGTCAAAGGCAAGCACGCCTTCTCCGTAGAGTTCGCGGTAACGTTCATCGATCAGTTCATAATAAAGGGCTTCCCCTGTCAATGCAACCGGCTCCAGTCCTGCCCTTTCCTTCACCTGGTTCAGGTACTGCAGGGCCACACCTTCGTTTCCATTCTTGAAAGCGGCTTCTGCTTTCAACAAGAGGATATCCGCTAGCCTGATCAATACAAGATTATTGTCTACCACATAAACCGTTGGACGGGATGGATCGAAATAGTTCACATTAGCATACTTCACCAGCGCTGGATAACCTGTTTCGATCAAGCCAACAGTTTGATGGAACCTTTTATCTACGGTAGAATCATAGAGGGTGTAGATACGGTCGCCATTCAACTCCCATGCTTCCCATGGCGCCTTATTGCGTACGATGGGGTCATGAAGGAAGTCGCCAAAGAAATCGGCGGTAGCTTCTTTGTTGTTGGCATCGAACTTCATGAACAACTCCAGGATGGTCTCATTGGAATTCCCCTGGAAGATGGCGCTGAAGTTTTCGCCTGCCTCGAGTGCATACTGGTTGGATTGGATCACACTATCACAGTACTTCTCGGCATTGGCATAATCCTGCTTCCAGGCATAAACCTGCGCCAGCA is drawn from Flavihumibacter rivuli and contains these coding sequences:
- a CDS encoding RagB/SusD family nutrient uptake outer membrane protein, translating into MKMYHPTIFGTARLKLLLIGAAIASLGLGSCTKYINLEPEDATYDQVFWTSGENVEKAISGAYGQIRNAFQQDRSYFVFGDLPADEFWLDAGTFWNYQDLLYQRRFRFSYAPYLEQTVHNWTRFYTIVNQTHLIVENTARIGVDEFDGGWEEKNRLLGEGHFLRAFTYFYINKVWGDPILTKESLKDPTKVEPIGRSPEAAVLDYCIEDLKKASALLPFNAETGLDKSRADKGAAWALLAQVYAWKQDYANAEKYCDSVIQSNQYALEAGENFSAIFQGNSNETILELFMKFDANNKEATADFFGDFLHDPIVRNKAPWEAWELNGDRIYTLYDSTVDKRFHQTVGLIETGYPALVKYANVNYFDPSRPTVYVVDNNLVLIRLADILLLKAEAAFKNGNEGVALQYLNQVKERAGLEPVALTGEALYYELIDERYRELYGEGVLAFDMIRMGKLAELFPDAYSAERISKKGYYWPLDMRTLLPQDPLLTQNEWWKNH